A window of the Macaca nemestrina isolate mMacNem1 chromosome X, mMacNem.hap1, whole genome shotgun sequence genome harbors these coding sequences:
- the LOC105499778 gene encoding protein BEX3 isoform X1, protein MANIHQENEEMEQPMQNGEEDRPLGGGEGHQPAGNRRGQARRLAPNFRWAIPNRQINDGMGGDGDDMEIFMEEMREIRRKLRELQLRNCLRILMGELSNHHDHHDEFCLMP, encoded by the coding sequence atggCAAATATTCACCAGGAAAACGAAGAGATGGAGCAGCCTATGCAGAATGGAGAGGAAGACCGCCCTTTGGGAGGAGGTGAAGGCCACCAGCCTGCAGGAAATCGACGGGGACAGGCGCGCCGACTTGCCCCTAATTTTCGATGGGCCATACCCAATAGGCAGATCAATGATGGGATGGGTGGAGATGGAGATGATATGGAAATATTCATGGAGGAGATGAGAGAAATCAGGAGAAAACTTAGGGAGCTGCAGTTGAGGAATTGTCTGCGTATCCTTATGGGGGAGCTCTCTAATCACCATGACCATCATGATGAATTTTGCCTTATGCCTTGA
- the LOC105499778 gene encoding protein BEX3 isoform X2: MEQPMQNGEEDRPLGGGEGHQPAGNRRGQARRLAPNFRWAIPNRQINDGMGGDGDDMEIFMEEMREIRRKLRELQLRNCLRILMGELSNHHDHHDEFCLMP, from the coding sequence ATGGAGCAGCCTATGCAGAATGGAGAGGAAGACCGCCCTTTGGGAGGAGGTGAAGGCCACCAGCCTGCAGGAAATCGACGGGGACAGGCGCGCCGACTTGCCCCTAATTTTCGATGGGCCATACCCAATAGGCAGATCAATGATGGGATGGGTGGAGATGGAGATGATATGGAAATATTCATGGAGGAGATGAGAGAAATCAGGAGAAAACTTAGGGAGCTGCAGTTGAGGAATTGTCTGCGTATCCTTATGGGGGAGCTCTCTAATCACCATGACCATCATGATGAATTTTGCCTTATGCCTTGA